The Drosophila nasuta strain 15112-1781.00 chromosome 2L, ASM2355853v1, whole genome shotgun sequence genome window below encodes:
- the LOC132784702 gene encoding hexokinase type 2-like: MSWSCCKVPSIAVAITLVSCAYSHPDCRIGLIVGTGVNACYVEQTSKAEMLDGYESSQKPIMIINTELGAFGDNGSLDSVRTVYDKTLDIESVNPGSQTLEKCVSGMYLGEVVRHILLDLMRMGVLFRGMRPDEMQTKWIFRTRFISEIESDPPEVFHNARVVLYHLGIKTDDLNDMACLRYICDSISLRSAQLTSCAIVAMINQMNVESCTVAIDGGLCRYHPHYRNSIEQQMSILLKNASAYKIVLSEDGSGLGAALVAAAFANK, translated from the exons ATGTCGTGGAGTTGCTGCAAAGTGCCATCGATCGCCGTGGCGAT TACACTTGTCTCCTGTGCTTATTCCCATCCCGACTGTCGCATTGGCCTCATTGTGGGCACTGGCGTCAATGCTTGCTACGTGGAGCAAACATCCAAGGCGGAGATGCTCGACGGTTATGAAAGTAGTCAAAAGCCCATCATGATCATCAACACGGAACTGGGAGCATTTGGAGACAATGGATCATTGGATTCGGTACGCACTGTTTACGACAAGACCCTCGACATAGAGTCAGTGAATCCAGGCAGTCAGACCTTAGAGAAATGCGTCTCCGGCATGTATCTGGGCGAGGTGGTGCGTCACATTCTGCTCGATCTTATGCGCATGGGAGTGCTGTTCCGCGGCATGAGACCGGATGAAATGCAAACCAAATGGATATTTCGAACTCGCTTTATATCGGAAATCGAATCCGATCCACCTGAGGTGTTTCACAATGCCCGAGTGGTGTTGTATCATCTGGGCATCAAAACGGACGACCTTAATGATATGGCTTGTCTGCGCTATATCTGTGATTCGATATCGCTTCGATCTGCACAACTCACCTCATGTGCCATTGTTGCGATGATCAATCAGATGAATGTCGAGTCGTGTACTGTGGCCATAGATGGGGGACTGTGTCGCTATCACCCGCATTATCGAAATTCGATCGAGCAGCAGATGTCGATACTCTTGAAGAATGCTTCTGCATACAAGATCGTGCTGTCCGAGGATGGTTCTGGTCTAGGGGCAGCTCTCGTCGCCGCAGCCTTcgccaataaataa